The nucleotide sequence GCTAATGGCTTTCAGACGATGAATCCCAGCACAGAAGATATTCTAAAGGAAATCGATAAAACTCCCGCTGAAGTTGTTTATGTATTGCCGAATAATAAAAACATAATATTAACTGCACAAATGGCGGCGCCCCTTTCTGAAAAAGAAGTTATCGTGATTCCTACAACAACCATTCCCGAGGGGATTGCTGCTTTACTCGCTTTTGATGAAACTGCTGATGTAAATGATAATACAAATAACATGCAGGCTGCAATTAAAAATGTAAAAACAGGCGAAATAACCTATGCGGTTCGTGATTCATCATTTGACGGACAGGAAATAAAACAAGGGCAGTATATGGGCTTGTCAGGTAAAAAAATGCATGCTATCGGAATGGATCTGACCAAAGTCACAGATGAACTTGTTGCGGCAATGCTGGATAACAACAGTTCTATTTTGACATTGTTTTCGGGAAAAGAAGTTGAGTCAGAAAAAGCTCAGGAGCTTGCAGACTATATGACAAAGAAATATGGAGACAGAGTAGATGTCAGTTTAGTTGAAGGCGGTCAGCCGGTTTATTACTATATCGTTTCAGTAGAATAAAATTGAGCACTCTATACCTGCGTCTATTTGGCGCAGGTTATTTTTTTAAGATGGAGGAGAGCATGGAACTGGCTTTAAATGACAGTATCCGATTTATTAAGGGAGTCGGCGAGACTCGGTTAAAGTTATGGGAAAAAGCCGGGGTCCTCACTGTAAATGATTTAATAACTTATTACCCTCGAAGTTATGAGGATCATACTGTAGTCAAAAATCTTTCCGATATTGTACCTTATGAAAGCTGCTCTGTCATAGCGTCAGTTGTTACTCCTCCCGTTGTAAACCGTATTCGAAAAGGGATGGAATTATTAAAATTCAGGATCGGCGATGGAACAGGATATTGTGACGTAACATTTTTCAACCAAATTTATTTGAAAAATAGTTTTGAAAAAGGAAAAACATATCTATTTTATGGACGGTTTGAGGGAGATATTTTACGTCATTCATTAACCAATCCTTTTTTTGATTCAATTGCAAGTGCAGGTATTGACGGAAGCATTGTACCTATTTACCCGCTCACAAAAGGACTTTCAGAAAAAATCATTACAAAGACTATTGATGAAGCTGTTAAACTTTGCATTGATAAAGTTCAAGATCCAATACCGAATGATTTGAGAATAAAACTTGAATTATCGGATTTAAAGTCTTCTATAAAATCGATTCATAAACCGGAAAGCTTTGCAGAACTTGAGCTTGCTAAAAAAAGATTGATTTTTGACGAATTTTTAACACTTCAACTTGGACTTTTCATGATAAAAAATCGGAAAACTGCAGAAAATAATTTTGTTTGCAATAAATCAGCAGATGAATTTGTGGCTTCACTTCCCTACTCTCTGACGCAAGCGCAAAGAAAATCAATAGACGAGTGTTTAAACGATATAAAAAGCAATACTTCTTTGAACCGGTTGATTCAAGGTGATGTAGGAAGCGGTAAAACAGTAGTTGCGGCTGCCGTAGCTTATGCAATTGCAACATCAGGCGGGCAGTGCGTTTTTATGGCGCCAACATCAATTTTGGCAGTTCAGCATGCCGAAACTTTGAAAAAGATGATGGCTGACACGGGATTATCAGTTTCGCTCATTATAGGTTCAATGTCAAAGGCAAATAGAAGTGAAGCACTTTCAAAAATTGCATCCGGAGAAATTAATATAATAGTTGGAACACATGCGCTTCTCGAGCAAGATGTTATATTTAAAAAACTTGCCCTTATAGTATGCGATGAGCAGCACCGATTCGGGGTGGCGCAGCGTGCCCGTTTGACTCTTAAAGGTGATAATCCGCATTTACTTGCAATGAGTGCGACACCTATACCACGAACACTAGCTTTAATGATTTACGGAGACTTGGATATTTCGGTCATAAACGAACTTCCGCCTGGACGTAAACCTGTAATTACACATTTAGTGAACAGTAAAAAACGAGATACTATTGATAAATTTATTGCACAAAAATTATCACAGGGTTTACAAGGCTATATTGTGTGCCCCCTTGTGGATGATAATGAAAGTGCAGATGGGCTTAACAATGTAAAAGATTATACAAAAAACTTAAAAATGACTTTCCCTACTGCTTCCATTGAATTTATGCATGGCAGGATGAAAGCAGTGGAAAAAGAACAGATCATGCAGTCTTTTTTAAAGGGAGAAATTCAAATATTAGTTTCTACAACGGTAATCGAGGTAGGAGTCGATGCTCCAAACGCCGTTTTTATTATTATAGAGAATGCAGAACGTTTTGGACTTTCACAGCTTCATCAACTACGCGGGCGAGTTGGCAGGGGCAATAACAAATCATACTGCATAATGGTCACAGACAGCAATAATCCTGATACATTAGAAAGACTTAAGGTTATTGCTTCCACTAACGACGGTTTTTTGATTGCGCAAAAAGATTTGGAATTACGCGGGCCTGGCGATTTTTTCGGCAAAAATCAACATGGTCTTCCCAACTTGAAAATTGCTGATATTGCATCTGATACAAGGATTTTAAAACTTGCTCAGGATACAGCAAAATCAATTATTTCTGAAGATCCGGAATTACGTAAATCAGACTATGCATTATTTAAAAATAATATGATTAAATTGTTTGAGATGCAAAAAGGTAATTTTTTAAACTAAAGTTCCATCATTTACTATGCTTAAAATTGAATTAAATTATCTCCTCTAGCTTATAATAATGACACCAACGAAATTAGGAGGTGATACAAAGATGGCAAATAACAATAGTAACGACACATTAGTACCTCAGGCTCGTGAAGCGTTGAATCGTTTAAAGATGGAGACAGCAAATGAAGTTGGAGTAACTCTGAAGCAGGGTTACAACGGCGACATTACAGCTAAAAACGCTGGGCATATCGGTGGCCAGATGGTTAAGAAAATGATTTCTATGGCTGAAAACAGCTTAAAGTAATAATTGAATTTTCTAAATAAGGCGGGTTAAATCCCGCCTTATTTTTATAGAAATAATTAAAGTGACGCTATTATCTTGACGAAAGTAGTGAATTTTAATATAATAATATTATTTAAAAACAGGAGTGAGAGAGGAATGGCATTACATAACCAAATGCCCGGAAAAAAGCTGTCTGTAAAATTTATTATTTTTATAGGGCTTCCGGTATTAGCTATTATTTTATCACTAGCGCTGGGATGGGTCAGCGTATATAGTGGTTCGGATGCAAGTTACGTTGGAGATGTTCCTATTTTTTCATTGACGGGGATAGGTTTTAATTCCCCTGTATTTAAAGCTGCAACAAGTGATCAAAATTCAGCAGTAAAAGCGGCTATAACTTCAGCTTTTGGCATTGATGCAGGTAAAGCAAATGCAGTAGATATTAATAATATAATTATGTTAAGTGATATTTCTATTTTGATGTATTTAATACCGCTTTTATATTTAATTTATGTTATTTTAATATTAAAAAAGCCCTCTAAAATGGTGTCATATGGCTATAAGTTTTCTTTGGCGGTTTTAATTTTATCAATATTGTTTTTGATAATTGTTTTACCTTCTAATCAAAATACAAATATTATGCTTTATGCAAGCGGGGCACCATTGGTAACATTGATTTTATCTGGAGTGCACTGGGTAATGTGTATTTTTGAAAAAGCTAGAATTGCTTAAAAAAGTAATTAAGATAGGGGTTAATCACCCCTATTTTTTTTACTTTAATTGCTTTGCGCATGTCCAAAGTGTATAATATAACCAGAACAAAACTCTGTTGCGGGACGGAGAGAATTTATGAAAAAACTTAAGTTAATTTCAATCTTCTGTGTTGTATTTGCATTATCAGTACTTGTGTGCTTAACTTGTTTATATTTTTATTATAATAGTTTAAGCAAACCCGCAAGTATTCAACAAGATATTGCAGTAAATAGAAATCCTGTATTTAAGGAGAATGTGATATCTTCAACCCAGCAAGGATCTACCTATCAGATTTTTTGCCCAATAACAGGAAATGAACAAGTTGATAGTATTTTAAATAGTTACGTAAAAGATACTTTAAATGGTTTTCTAACTAAAGTTGAAAAATTAAAAGATAAAAACTTATTAAAAAAGCTTTTTGGCACTAACGAAAAGAATAGGTTAATTTGTGATTATGATGTTTTGAGGCATGATGATGAAATTATTTCTATACGATTTAATTTAACATTTTCAATGCTGAATAGTACCCCTGAAAAAGTACATAAAGAATTTGTTTTTAATGCTAAGACTGGTGATCCCCTTCCTATATCTTATTTTTTCCCATCCACATCAGATTATCTTAATGCTATATCACAGGCATCGGCTAAAGAACTAAAAATAAAGCATCCTGAACTAACGGATGATAAAATAGTAAGTTTAACAAAGCCTGTTAAAGAATCTTTTTCCGACTATTTAGTAAATGATTCAGCTTTTTTAATTTATTTTGAAAATTTTCAGGACCCTATTAGTATTCCATTCAAGTCCCTGTCATGCGAAACGATTTATACTCTTTTGCCACCAAAGCCTATTAAGACAGTAAAACTGCCTCCAAAACCTATCGCGCTCACTTTTGATGACGGGCCGAATCCTGCCACAACAAAGCGTTTGCTTGACGGATTAAGTAAACGTGGTGTTAAAGTTACTTTTTTTGTTTTGGGAAATCGTGTAGAGCAGAATCAAAAACTTATTAAGCGCATGTATGATGAAGGACATTTAATTGGCAACCATGGATATGATCATTCAGATTATACTAGACTTTCTGCTGAGGATCAGAATTATGAATTTTACCATACAAATGAGCTCATACAAGGGATAACAGGAGAATCTGTTTTGTTTATGCGGCCTTCTTATGGGAAATGCAGCGAAAAGTTAATGGAAAATATTAGGATGTGCGCGGTTTTATGGGATGTTGACCCAGAAGACTGGAAATATAAAGATGCTAAGAAAGTAGCTAACCATATCGTAACCCATGCACATAAAGGCGATATAATCATATTACATGATATCTACAAGACATCTGTAGACGCTGCATTAATAGCAATTGATGAACTTGAAGCAAGGGGATATTCTTTTGTAAGGGTTGATGATTTGCTTACTACCGACGCCGGATATCCTCAGCCTGGAACAATTCATTACAGTGAGAAAAACTAAAGGAGAAAAAATGACAAAAACTAAAGTTAAAAGGCCCTACACTTTTGGAGAAGAAATAGCCCATGGAACCACGCATGGACCCATGGCGCTTATTTCTCTTGGAATGCTTCCATATGCCGCAATCAGAGCATATTTACATGGGGGAGCGCTTGCTGCGGTTGGAGTATCAGTCTTTGTAATTTCCCTGTTCTTGATGTTTTTATCATCAACTCTTTATCATGTCATGTCGCCTGATTCCCGGCATAAACAGGTATTCCAAATATTCGACCATATTTTTATTTATTTTGCTATTGCAGGAAGCTATACGCCTATTGCTCTTTCCGTTATAGGCGGTTGGCAGGGCATCGTTATAACAGCTATACAATGGGTTATGGTGCTTTTTGGGATTTTATATAATTCGCTTGCTAAAAAACGCATCCCTAAACTTAGCCTTACAATTTATCTTGTAATGGGTTGGACTATCGTATTATTCTTCCCTCTTTTTTGGAGCCATGCAAATACAGTTTTGATCTCGCTTATTTTTGCTGGTGGGGTAATGTATTCTGCTGGAGCTTATTTTTACAGCAAGCATCAAAAAAAATACTTTCATATGATTTGGCATCTGTTTGTTAATCTCGGCGCCGTATGTCATTTTATTGGTATTACGTTTTTTCTTCAATAGGGGGAGATAAAATGAATAAAAAATTAGTCATTTTTATAGTAATTTTATTTGCTGCTATTTTAACTGCTGCTGCTATATTTTTATCAGGAAATAAAAAGACAGCACAATCAGAACAGCCTGCACAATCCGCACAGCCTAGTTCTGGAGAAACAAAAGATCAGGCGGAAGAAACGCTTTCGAATCTTACCATTTCCGATAACATAGCATATCCAGGTGACTTTGTTTCATTTTCCTTTACAGGGTCAAAAGATGCGGTAGCAAGTATTACTATTAACGGGGAAGAACAGAAGATACCGACTTATAATTATAATAATAAAATGATAGGAGTATTTGTTCTGCCCCTCGATGCTGAACCAACGACCACAATAAGAGTTTCAGTATCAGCGGATAAGCAAAATCCGCTTAGTGCTGAACTTGAGGTTGGGAAAAAAGACTTTGAAAACATCGATATCCCTCCGGTTAATATAATTAGTTTAGCGGGTAAGGATAAGACCACAATAGACGGCATTGTTAAATCAACTGCGGATGTGCCGCTGAGCGCCGGTTTGTTTGCAATACCAGCAAGCGGCAAACAGCTGGTTACATTCGGGCAGCAATTAATTAGCGGTGGAAAAGAAGCAGGTCGGGTTCAAAGTATGCTCCTACAGACCGAAAGCGGCGAAGGCGTTACCGCTGCAAATGCCGGAAAGGTTGTTTTTGCAGGAAAACTGCCGGGTGAAGGCAATACAGTCATAATAGATCACGGTGTTGGTATATTTACAATATACGGGCTTTTAAATAACATATCCGTTAAGGCGGGCGACAAGGTCTCAAAATATGATCAGTTAGGCACAGCAGGAAAAGAGCCTCTTCAATATGCGGCAGTCATTAACGGAGTTTATTCTGATCCGATGTTGCTTAACGTTAAGGCTTTATTTTAATAAAGGACACATACAATATACACTTCTAGACAGAATAATGGAGTAATTTATGGAGCTGTGGGATATGTATAATAACACTGAAATAGTTCCGATGCTTGGCTATTTTATTGACATGTTAAAACCATATGTAAAGGTATAAAAGATTAAATGACTATTAATAAAAATCAGATTGTAGAACTTGAAATTACCGGCATGAGCCATGACGGCACAGGAATAGGACGGTTTAACGGACTAGCTGTGTTTGTTCCTTTGTCAGCTATTGGGGATGTAATTAAAGTAAAAATATTAAAGGTGGAAAAAAACAGAGCGTTCGGAAAGATTGAATCTTTAATAAGCCCTTCTAAAGATAGAATCGATAGTATATGCCCTGTGTTTAACAAGTGCGGAGGCTGTGTTTATCATCATATTTCATATGAAGCGGAACTTAAGCTTAAATGGCAGAGAGTCAAAGATTCAATCAATAGAATCGGTGGAATTGGAATTATACCAGATGATATTATTCCGGCGGAAAATACGGAAAGTTATAGAAACAAGGCTGAATATCCAGTTTCAGCTGATAAAAACGGTAATATTATAACAGGTTTTTATGCCCCTCACACTCATTCTATAATATCATTCGACCGTTGCTATATTCAAAATCCAATTGCAGATAGTGTACGCAAAATTGTTCAGGGTTTTATGGATACTTATAAAATCAGCGCATATGACGAAAAGACCGGAAATGGTCTTGTGCGTCATATTTTTGTGCGTACCGGGACAGTTAGCGGTGAAGTTATGGTTATGCTCGTCATCAACGGAAGGGCTCTTCCCTACTCCGATAAGCTTATCTCTCTGCTTTGCAAGGAAGTTGATGGGATAGTTAGCATCTGTATTAATGTTAATAAAAAAAGCACTAATGTAATTTTAGGTGAAAAATTTATAACACTCTACGGAAAAGATGCAATTAGCGACGTACTCTGTGGATTGAAATTTAATATATCAGCGCCGGCGTTTTATCAGGTTAATCATGATCAATGTGAAAAATTATATAGTAAAGCGCTGGATTTTGCCGGTGTTAGTAAAAATGATATATGTGTTGACCTCTTTTGCGGGATTGGGACGATTACGCTTCTTCTTGCAAAGTATGCAAAATACGTTTATGGAATTGAAATCGTACCGGAAGCTATTGAAGATGCAAAGAATAATGCGCGCTTAAATAATATAAACAATGTTGAATTTATTTGTGAGAGCGCAGAAAATGCGGCATTTAAACTCAAAGAAAAAGGTGTCATGCCGGATGTCCTTACTGTAGATCCGCCCCGCAAAGGGCTTACCCCTCCCCTGATCGATACGATTGTGGATATGAAACCGCACAGGATTGTTTATGTATCGTGCGATCCTGCTACATTAGCGCGCGATCTTGCGGTTTTCTCTGAAAAAGGATACAAAACAGTGTCTGTTGCTCCTGTGGATATGTTTCCGAGAACAAGCCACGTTGAGACGGTAGTGTTGATGTCAAGGGTAAAAGAGTGAGTGTACGAAAAGCCCAGTAAATAAGCCATTTCTGTGATTTTGCAGTTTTCAAATTGTACACTCAAAACGTGATTTTGCTTGTGCATGGGAATCAGTCTATCGGGTCAGATTCCGCTCACGAGAGGACAGGATTGATAACGGGTTCTCGCGACAGGACAGGATAGATGTTATGTCATTTTGGGGCTTGGTGAGAGAACAGGATAGATGTTTTTTGAGTTTTGGCGTGTGCGTGGGAACAGGTCGGGATTTGTAAAAATACTTGTGATTTCTTGACGCTAGAGAAATGTAAGTGGATATTTATAGTGTGGGGGTTGGAATATGCGATTACGTACCTTTAATGTAAAATCCTATCGGTCTATAGTTGACGCGACGTTGGAAGATGTTAAGCATTATTGTGCAATTGTTGGTCCTAATAATGCGGGGAAATCCAATTTATTACGCGCAATCTATGTTTCTCTTTCAATAGCATTGGAAGGCGATTTTCAACGTGCAAGGAGGAATCGTCAGTTTTCGTATGCATATAACGGGGAAAATTATAATTGGGAACGAGATATTCCGGCTTCGTTAAAAAATGATGCAAATGCTTCAACAACTTTTAAATTAACTTTTGAATTTTCAGATGAGGAAAAGGTCGAATTTAAAGAAAGATTTTCAATTAATCTATCAAAAAGCCTTCAAATGAAATTTCAACTTTTTAGGCAGCAGACTGAGTATAATATAATAATGCCCGGTCGCGCAAAAAGACCAATGGAAGAAAAGATACAAGAAATTGGTCTCTTTATACGGAGCAAATTGGATTATCAATATATTCCGTGTGTACGATCAACCGAGTTTACCTCAGAATATTTTTCACGTTTACTCAATAAAGAGCTACGCCAATTGGAAAATGACCAAGAATATAAACGTTGTATAGAGAAAATACAGGAGCTACAAACTCCTTTGATAGAGAATCTGGAAACAAGACTTACCGCTTCGCTAAAAACATTTTTGCCGAATGTCCAACAAGTTAAACTGAGAGGGGGTATTTCACCTGTTGAAATCGGAACCCACATCCCATATAGAATGCGGCAAGCTCCAATTGATATTGATGATGGTAATATAACATCAATTGAAGATAAAGGTGATGGAGTAAAAAGCTTGGCGGCAATTGGAATAGTGCAAAGCCTTTCGTTTGAAAATGCAAAAGATAAAGCGCTAATTTTATGTATAGAAGAACCAGAAGCACATCTTCATTCAGATGCTATTCATAGTTTACGAAATGTAATCCTTGAAATAGCATCACGCTCAAATGTGCAGGTTATTATTAGTACACATTCACCTATTCTTGTAGACCGAGATACTGTAAGTAATAATATTGTCATATTTGATAATCATCGTGTAGCTTCGTGCAAATCAATTTCAGAGGTAAGAGATGTCCTCGGGGTTAGAATGGCTGATAACTTGTCTGCTGCAAAAGTGGTTCTTGTAGAGGGAGAGAGTGAGCTTCGTTATCTCACTGCCCTTTGCAATACACTTCATCCAGGTATAGCTTATAAATTAGAACACAATGCTTTGGAAATTGTTAATGTTCATTCAGCA is from Bacillota bacterium and encodes:
- the recG gene encoding ATP-dependent DNA helicase RecG, giving the protein MELALNDSIRFIKGVGETRLKLWEKAGVLTVNDLITYYPRSYEDHTVVKNLSDIVPYESCSVIASVVTPPVVNRIRKGMELLKFRIGDGTGYCDVTFFNQIYLKNSFEKGKTYLFYGRFEGDILRHSLTNPFFDSIASAGIDGSIVPIYPLTKGLSEKIITKTIDEAVKLCIDKVQDPIPNDLRIKLELSDLKSSIKSIHKPESFAELELAKKRLIFDEFLTLQLGLFMIKNRKTAENNFVCNKSADEFVASLPYSLTQAQRKSIDECLNDIKSNTSLNRLIQGDVGSGKTVVAAAVAYAIATSGGQCVFMAPTSILAVQHAETLKKMMADTGLSVSLIIGSMSKANRSEALSKIASGEINIIVGTHALLEQDVIFKKLALIVCDEQHRFGVAQRARLTLKGDNPHLLAMSATPIPRTLALMIYGDLDISVINELPPGRKPVITHLVNSKKRDTIDKFIAQKLSQGLQGYIVCPLVDDNESADGLNNVKDYTKNLKMTFPTASIEFMHGRMKAVEKEQIMQSFLKGEIQILVSTTVIEVGVDAPNAVFIIIENAERFGLSQLHQLRGRVGRGNNKSYCIMVTDSNNPDTLERLKVIASTNDGFLIAQKDLELRGPGDFFGKNQHGLPNLKIADIASDTRILKLAQDTAKSIISEDPELRKSDYALFKNNMIKLFEMQKGNFLN
- a CDS encoding alpha/beta-type small acid-soluble spore protein; translated protein: MANNNSNDTLVPQAREALNRLKMETANEVGVTLKQGYNGDITAKNAGHIGGQMVKKMISMAENSLK
- a CDS encoding polysaccharide deacetylase family protein, with protein sequence MKKLKLISIFCVVFALSVLVCLTCLYFYYNSLSKPASIQQDIAVNRNPVFKENVISSTQQGSTYQIFCPITGNEQVDSILNSYVKDTLNGFLTKVEKLKDKNLLKKLFGTNEKNRLICDYDVLRHDDEIISIRFNLTFSMLNSTPEKVHKEFVFNAKTGDPLPISYFFPSTSDYLNAISQASAKELKIKHPELTDDKIVSLTKPVKESFSDYLVNDSAFLIYFENFQDPISIPFKSLSCETIYTLLPPKPIKTVKLPPKPIALTFDDGPNPATTKRLLDGLSKRGVKVTFFVLGNRVEQNQKLIKRMYDEGHLIGNHGYDHSDYTRLSAEDQNYEFYHTNELIQGITGESVLFMRPSYGKCSEKLMENIRMCAVLWDVDPEDWKYKDAKKVANHIVTHAHKGDIIILHDIYKTSVDAALIAIDELEARGYSFVRVDDLLTTDAGYPQPGTIHYSEKN
- a CDS encoding hemolysin III family protein; the encoded protein is MTKTKVKRPYTFGEEIAHGTTHGPMALISLGMLPYAAIRAYLHGGALAAVGVSVFVISLFLMFLSSTLYHVMSPDSRHKQVFQIFDHIFIYFAIAGSYTPIALSVIGGWQGIVITAIQWVMVLFGILYNSLAKKRIPKLSLTIYLVMGWTIVLFFPLFWSHANTVLISLIFAGGVMYSAGAYFYSKHQKKYFHMIWHLFVNLGAVCHFIGITFFLQ
- a CDS encoding M23 family metallopeptidase, encoding MNKKLVIFIVILFAAILTAAAIFLSGNKKTAQSEQPAQSAQPSSGETKDQAEETLSNLTISDNIAYPGDFVSFSFTGSKDAVASITINGEEQKIPTYNYNNKMIGVFVLPLDAEPTTTIRVSVSADKQNPLSAELEVGKKDFENIDIPPVNIISLAGKDKTTIDGIVKSTADVPLSAGLFAIPASGKQLVTFGQQLISGGKEAGRVQSMLLQTESGEGVTAANAGKVVFAGKLPGEGNTVIIDHGVGIFTIYGLLNNISVKAGDKVSKYDQLGTAGKEPLQYAAVINGVYSDPMLLNVKALF
- the rlmD gene encoding 23S rRNA (uracil(1939)-C(5))-methyltransferase RlmD — encoded protein: MTINKNQIVELEITGMSHDGTGIGRFNGLAVFVPLSAIGDVIKVKILKVEKNRAFGKIESLISPSKDRIDSICPVFNKCGGCVYHHISYEAELKLKWQRVKDSINRIGGIGIIPDDIIPAENTESYRNKAEYPVSADKNGNIITGFYAPHTHSIISFDRCYIQNPIADSVRKIVQGFMDTYKISAYDEKTGNGLVRHIFVRTGTVSGEVMVMLVINGRALPYSDKLISLLCKEVDGIVSICINVNKKSTNVILGEKFITLYGKDAISDVLCGLKFNISAPAFYQVNHDQCEKLYSKALDFAGVSKNDICVDLFCGIGTITLLLAKYAKYVYGIEIVPEAIEDAKNNARLNNINNVEFICESAENAAFKLKEKGVMPDVLTVDPPRKGLTPPLIDTIVDMKPHRIVYVSCDPATLARDLAVFSEKGYKTVSVAPVDMFPRTSHVETVVLMSRVKE
- a CDS encoding AAA family ATPase, with the protein product MRLRTFNVKSYRSIVDATLEDVKHYCAIVGPNNAGKSNLLRAIYVSLSIALEGDFQRARRNRQFSYAYNGENYNWERDIPASLKNDANASTTFKLTFEFSDEEKVEFKERFSINLSKSLQMKFQLFRQQTEYNIIMPGRAKRPMEEKIQEIGLFIRSKLDYQYIPCVRSTEFTSEYFSRLLNKELRQLENDQEYKRCIEKIQELQTPLIENLETRLTASLKTFLPNVQQVKLRGGISPVEIGTHIPYRMRQAPIDIDDGNITSIEDKGDGVKSLAAIGIVQSLSFENAKDKALILCIEEPEAHLHSDAIHSLRNVILEIASRSNVQVIISTHSPILVDRDTVSNNIVIFDNHRVASCKSISEVRDVLGVRMADNLSAAKVVLVEGESELRYLTALCNTLHPGIAYKLEHNALEIVNVHSASKMEYQVRLYNSLMISSLVLLDSDDSGLSSQEQLITSKTKLPGEILMIKSAGMKVCELEDIVEIGTYSDAIKEKFNIELNTTKFRKRKKVWSDRLHDAAAVSPGTFNENVEKEIKTTIADIVVNQGITAIASYDREYIINLINAIAKFVGENPI